The DNA sequence CAGCTCCATCATCAAACGTCAGTATGACCGCATCACCAAGGCTTTTGCAGTAAAACGGTTAAAGATCAACTATGCTTGTAAAGCCAACACCAACCTGAGTATCATGCGCCTACTGCAAGGCTGGGGAAGTGGCCTGGACACCGTTTCTGTCCAGGAGGTAGAGCTGGGCTTACAGGCTGGCTTTAAGCCACAGGATATTATTTACACCCCTAATTGTGTCTCACTGGAGGAGATCGCCGAAGCTGTAGGCTGGGGCGTCAGAATCAACATTGACAATATCTCTATCCTGGAACAATTCGGACACCAGTTTCCCGACGTTCCCGTTTGTATCCGCATCAATCCTCACATCATGGCCGGGGGGAATTCCAAAATTTCGGTAGGGCATATCGATTCCAAATTTGGTATTTCCATTCACCAGTTGCCCCATGTATTAAAGGTGGTGTCTACGCTGCATCTTAAAGTGGAGGGCATCCATATGCACACCGGCTCTGACATCCTCAATGCGGAATCTTTTTTACAAGCTGCCGAGATACTACTCAACTGCGCCAAGGAATTCCCCGAATTGGACTATGTTGATTTTGGCAGTGGTTTCCGCGTGCCCTACAAGCCAGGTGGTATAGAAACCGACATTGAAGATTTTGGCGAACAGCTTAGCGAGCGGTTCAATGAATTTTGTGCCACTTACGGTCGGGATTTGATGTTGATGTTTGAACCTGGAAAATTTCTGGTGAGTGAATCCGGCTATTTTCTCGCGCGCTGCAACGTCGTCAAAACCACTCCTGCGACAGCCTTTGTCGGCGTTGATTCTGGATTAAATCACCTGATCCGCCCGATGATGTACGATGCCTATCACCATATTACCAACCTCAGTAACCCAGAGGGTAAAAAGCGCATCTACACCGTGGTCGGCTACATCTGTGAAACCGACACCTTCGGCGCTAACCGCCAGCTCAGTGAAGTACGGGAAGGGGATGTTATTTGCCTACACAACGCGGGCGCTTACTGCTTCTCCATGGCTTCCAACTACAACAGCCGTTACCGCCCGGCAGAAGTGTTGGTACACGAAGGCAAGGATTACCTCGTGCGCAAGCGAGAAACCATGGAGGATATTCGCCGCAACCAAGTGGATGTTTTTGCGGCGGTAGAGACGGTGTAAAAAAAAGGCCTGGCCACGGTGGTCAGGCCTTTTTTCTATCCTTCCTCCCGATTCACCGTTTCCGGAGCAAAAGCGGGAACACAAATGGCCAGGTATTCGCATTCCTCCGCAAAGGGATTGGCGTACTGGATGCGGGTATTTCTGTTGATTTTTATGGATTGCCCCGCCTTAAGGATCACTATTTCTCCTGCGATGTTGAATTGCTTTTTCCCGCGAATGACATAAGTGTATTCATCGAACTCCGGCGTTTGGAAAGGCTCGCTCCAACCCGGAGGCGCAATCATATGGGCGATGCTAAGATGTGCTTCGCCCGTAGAGGCCAAGCCAAAATGTTCTTCAATAAGTTTGCCATCGGTGGTAGGAACGATGAAGGGGGAGGATTGGAGAGTGTATGGTTTATTCATGGTTAGATGGTTGGTTGGCTAGTCAGGCCTTAATTAATTCCGATTTCCCACGGTCTTTTCGCGTAAGACGAAAGTGAGTTCACGCCTCCCATGGATGACGATAAATATCTGTTGGCAATCGCATCATCTTAAGCAACCTCAGGTGATGTTCTTCGATGCCCTGCAAGTGTACGCTGGCTTTGTGATCATCAGTCATTATGTAGATCATCTGGACGCTTCGGAACGCGCTTAAGACCAGCGATGTGGTAGGTCGCTCAACTTTGCGGCCGGGATTGCCGGGCACTAGATTGGTAAGATAGCTGTTTTGTTCGCTTTTCAGTGTTTGGCGGATGGTGTATTGCCACAGATTATAGTACTGTAGAGCCAGCATTAGTATGCGCAACATGGCTTGGATGCGATTTTCTTTTTTCAGGAAGATTGGCGTAAGCGAGGTGCATTTGGTCA is a window from the Lewinella sp. LCG006 genome containing:
- the lysA gene encoding diaminopimelate decarboxylase encodes the protein MIQEDNRYLLPSGVDPLALATAYGCPLYIYDSSIIKRQYDRITKAFAVKRLKINYACKANTNLSIMRLLQGWGSGLDTVSVQEVELGLQAGFKPQDIIYTPNCVSLEEIAEAVGWGVRINIDNISILEQFGHQFPDVPVCIRINPHIMAGGNSKISVGHIDSKFGISIHQLPHVLKVVSTLHLKVEGIHMHTGSDILNAESFLQAAEILLNCAKEFPELDYVDFGSGFRVPYKPGGIETDIEDFGEQLSERFNEFCATYGRDLMLMFEPGKFLVSESGYFLARCNVVKTTPATAFVGVDSGLNHLIRPMMYDAYHHITNLSNPEGKKRIYTVVGYICETDTFGANRQLSEVREGDVICLHNAGAYCFSMASNYNSRYRPAEVLVHEGKDYLVRKRETMEDIRRNQVDVFAAVETV
- a CDS encoding cupin domain-containing protein — encoded protein: MNKPYTLQSSPFIVPTTDGKLIEEHFGLASTGEAHLSIAHMIAPPGWSEPFQTPEFDEYTYVIRGKKQFNIAGEIVILKAGQSIKINRNTRIQYANPFAEECEYLAICVPAFAPETVNREEG